The following proteins come from a genomic window of Triticum aestivum cultivar Chinese Spring chromosome 6A, IWGSC CS RefSeq v2.1, whole genome shotgun sequence:
- the LOC123130163 gene encoding uncharacterized protein isoform X2: protein MEPPGSAGAAEPVEEDRVDEPAHGGSSPSAAAPPPPPPRTTPLHLEQAGGGADGSTRATVFDPRKGKDPVPLLPSWVIPPPPSPATVFDRQKGKDPVPPLPPWGIPPPPSPAGSSSSSSDSSIDYGAAFRAGAFGDGVTESSTAAELRARGGRAPATWSDPLVAATREEPNAAPHPFDHGMIDRLVRQQAAIDGAIGLREEPEEAAPSVDPKLVAQSLLQRLARVQAAVDEDNRRREQQYNSLRAEEAMYQKEQEKLSQVKVVVKVKPKQDKLGINWTRIMNKIFHREGREICSEHVNHQTHPITEVRRHHRLASDEANHLDAYSEYRSVIGDGECFYRSFLFSYLEQVIDRQDTHEEQRLLRVVERMSMQHANLRWNSDFRRSSKAFKNLIKKIMRRKHGRESTSSRRKEKLLKFFNKDDTTLDIFIFLRLVVAIQMCSHREVYEPLIPGLRGNYNLEDWCFWRVTPARRFTHHVMMVALARALEVPLRVERVRGGYDPDIYTVPGVPRPRVTLLYSANHYEIIYPCAPSAESSSHQASQREHAADQGSNQQTSQRKHPADQSSSHQASQREDSADQS from the exons ATGGAGCCACCCGGTTCAGCAGGAGCAGCAGAACCGGTCGAGGAGGACCGCGTCGACGAACCGGCCCACGGGGGCTCCTCCCCGAGCGCTGCGgcgccgccacctccacctccccGCACGACGCCCCTCCACCTCGAGCAGGCCGGAGGCGGCGCCGATGGGTCGACCCGCGCGACGGTGTTCGACCCCCGGAAGGGCAAGGATCCGGTGCCCCTGCTGCCGTCCTGGGTCATCCCTCCTCCTCCGAGCCCCGCCACGGTGTTCGACCGACAGAAGGGCAAGGATCCGGTGCCCCCGCTGCCGCCCTGGGGCATTCCTCCTCCTCCGAGCCCcgcgggcagcagcagcagctcctccGACTCCTCCATCGACTACGGCGCGGCATTCAGGGCCGGGGCCTTCGGAGACGGGGTCACCGAGTCGAGCACCGCCGCGGAACTCAGAGCCCGCGGCGGCAGGGCGCCGGCTACGTGGAGCGACCCCTTGGTGGCGGCCACGAGGGAGGAGCCCAACGCGGCGCCGCATCCGTTCGACCACGGGATGATCGATCGGCTGGTGCGACAGCAGGCGGCCATCGACGGGGCGATCGGGCTACGGGAAGAGCCCGAGGAGGCGGCGCCGTCGGTCGACCCCAAGCTGGTTGCGCAGTCGTTGCTCCAGCGGCTGGCGAGAGTGCAGGCGGCCGTCGACGAGGACAACAGGCGACGGGAACAGCAG TACAACTCGTTGCGCGCGGAAGAGGCGATGTACCAGAAGGAACAG GAGAAACTATCACAAGTAAAGGTTGTGGTAAAGGTGAAACCCAAGCAAGACAAACTAGGTATAAACTGGACTCGGATCATGAACAAG ATTTTTCATAGAGAAGGAAGGGAAATATGTTCGGAACATGTGAACCACCAG ACACATCCCATCACTGAAGTCAGAAGGCATCATAGGCTTGCTTCTGACGAGGCGAACCATCTTGATGCCTATTCAGAATATAGATCGGTGATTGGAGATGGGGAGTGTTTCTACAGGAGCTTCCTATTTTCGTACCTT GAGCAAGTTATTGATAGGCAGGACACACATGAGGAACAACGTCTCCTTCGTGTTGTTGAAAGAATGTCCATGCAACATGCAAATCTTCGATGGAACTCTGACTTTCGCAGGAGCAGCAAA GCATTTAAGAATCTGATCAAGAAAATAATGAGACGGAAACATGGCAGAGAATCAACTAGCAG CCGCCGTAAAGAGAAACTTCTCAAGTTCTTCAACAAGGATGATACGACACTAGACA TTTTCATTTTCCTCAGATTAGTAGTAGCTATCCAGATGTGCTCGCACAGGGAGGTGTATGAACCGCTTATACCCGGGCTCAGAGGAAATTACAATCTGGAAGAT TGGTGCTTTTGGCGCGTCACTCCAGCTCGCCGGTTCACGCATCATGTTATGATGGTGGCCTTGGCCAGAGCGCTTGAGGTACCCCTCAGAGTGGAGCGAGTCCGAGGAGGATATGATCCAGATATCTACACTGTTCCTGGAGTTCCCCGTCCGAGAGTGACCCTGCTGTACTCGGCAAATCACTACGAAATCATCTACCCATGCGCTCCTTCTGCTGAGAGTTCAAGTCATCAAGCTTCCCAGAGAGAACATGCTGCTGATCAGGGTTCAAATCAACAGACTTCCCAGAGAAAACATCCTGCTGATCAGAGTTCAAGTCATCAGGCTTCCCAAAGAGAAGATTCTGCTGATCAGAGTTGA
- the LOC123130163 gene encoding uncharacterized protein isoform X1, with product MEPPGSAGAAEPVEEDRVDEPAHGGSSPSAAAPPPPPPRTTPLHLEQAGGGADGSTRATVFDPRKGKDPVPLLPSWVIPPPPSPATVFDRQKGKDPVPPLPPWGIPPPPSPAGSSSSSSDSSIDYGAAFRAGAFGDGVTESSTAAELRARGGRAPATWSDPLVAATREEPNAAPHPFDHGMIDRLVRQQAAIDGAIGLREEPEEAAPSVDPKLVAQSLLQRLARVQAAVDEDNRRREQQYNSLRAEEAMYQKEQEKLSQVKVVVKVKPKQDKLGINWTRIMNKIFHREGREICSEHVNHQTHPITEVRRHHRLASDEANHLDAYSEYRSVIGDGECFYRSFLFSYLEQVIDRQDTHEEQRLLRVVERMSMQHANLRWNSDFRRSSKAFKNLIKKIMRRKHGRESTSRFLTCLVFCNSIIVLWPNAFHLTDIICAIFSRRKEKLLKFFNKDDTTLDIFIFLRLVVAIQMCSHREVYEPLIPGLRGNYNLEDWCFWRVTPARRFTHHVMMVALARALEVPLRVERVRGGYDPDIYTVPGVPRPRVTLLYSANHYEIIYPCAPSAESSSHQASQREHAADQGSNQQTSQRKHPADQSSSHQASQREDSADQS from the exons ATGGAGCCACCCGGTTCAGCAGGAGCAGCAGAACCGGTCGAGGAGGACCGCGTCGACGAACCGGCCCACGGGGGCTCCTCCCCGAGCGCTGCGgcgccgccacctccacctccccGCACGACGCCCCTCCACCTCGAGCAGGCCGGAGGCGGCGCCGATGGGTCGACCCGCGCGACGGTGTTCGACCCCCGGAAGGGCAAGGATCCGGTGCCCCTGCTGCCGTCCTGGGTCATCCCTCCTCCTCCGAGCCCCGCCACGGTGTTCGACCGACAGAAGGGCAAGGATCCGGTGCCCCCGCTGCCGCCCTGGGGCATTCCTCCTCCTCCGAGCCCcgcgggcagcagcagcagctcctccGACTCCTCCATCGACTACGGCGCGGCATTCAGGGCCGGGGCCTTCGGAGACGGGGTCACCGAGTCGAGCACCGCCGCGGAACTCAGAGCCCGCGGCGGCAGGGCGCCGGCTACGTGGAGCGACCCCTTGGTGGCGGCCACGAGGGAGGAGCCCAACGCGGCGCCGCATCCGTTCGACCACGGGATGATCGATCGGCTGGTGCGACAGCAGGCGGCCATCGACGGGGCGATCGGGCTACGGGAAGAGCCCGAGGAGGCGGCGCCGTCGGTCGACCCCAAGCTGGTTGCGCAGTCGTTGCTCCAGCGGCTGGCGAGAGTGCAGGCGGCCGTCGACGAGGACAACAGGCGACGGGAACAGCAG TACAACTCGTTGCGCGCGGAAGAGGCGATGTACCAGAAGGAACAG GAGAAACTATCACAAGTAAAGGTTGTGGTAAAGGTGAAACCCAAGCAAGACAAACTAGGTATAAACTGGACTCGGATCATGAACAAG ATTTTTCATAGAGAAGGAAGGGAAATATGTTCGGAACATGTGAACCACCAG ACACATCCCATCACTGAAGTCAGAAGGCATCATAGGCTTGCTTCTGACGAGGCGAACCATCTTGATGCCTATTCAGAATATAGATCGGTGATTGGAGATGGGGAGTGTTTCTACAGGAGCTTCCTATTTTCGTACCTT GAGCAAGTTATTGATAGGCAGGACACACATGAGGAACAACGTCTCCTTCGTGTTGTTGAAAGAATGTCCATGCAACATGCAAATCTTCGATGGAACTCTGACTTTCGCAGGAGCAGCAAA GCATTTAAGAATCTGATCAAGAAAATAATGAGACGGAAACATGGCAGAGAATCAACTAGCAGGTTTTTGACTTGCTTGGTTTTCTGCAATTCCATCATAGTATTGTGGCCGAATGCATTCCATCTCACTGACATAATATGTGCCATTTTTAGCCGCCGTAAAGAGAAACTTCTCAAGTTCTTCAACAAGGATGATACGACACTAGACA TTTTCATTTTCCTCAGATTAGTAGTAGCTATCCAGATGTGCTCGCACAGGGAGGTGTATGAACCGCTTATACCCGGGCTCAGAGGAAATTACAATCTGGAAGAT TGGTGCTTTTGGCGCGTCACTCCAGCTCGCCGGTTCACGCATCATGTTATGATGGTGGCCTTGGCCAGAGCGCTTGAGGTACCCCTCAGAGTGGAGCGAGTCCGAGGAGGATATGATCCAGATATCTACACTGTTCCTGGAGTTCCCCGTCCGAGAGTGACCCTGCTGTACTCGGCAAATCACTACGAAATCATCTACCCATGCGCTCCTTCTGCTGAGAGTTCAAGTCATCAAGCTTCCCAGAGAGAACATGCTGCTGATCAGGGTTCAAATCAACAGACTTCCCAGAGAAAACATCCTGCTGATCAGAGTTCAAGTCATCAGGCTTCCCAAAGAGAAGATTCTGCTGATCAGAGTTGA